The sequence below is a genomic window from Deltaproteobacteria bacterium.
GACGGTCTTCGGATACGTCGCCAACTTCGTCCCGCCGCCAGCCGGTGGGGCCCCGGCCACGGCTCCCGCGCCCGCCCCGACTCCATCCGCGCCGGCGGCTGCACCTCCCGTCCAGATGCCGCCGGTCCCCGCAGCCGGGGCCGAGATCCGGGTTCCGGTCGCGCCGCCACGTCGGCCCTCCACTGCGCACGAAGCCGCACCGCCCGTCGCCGCGGCTCGCTCCGAGGATGGCATCGGCGATCACTATCGCCTGGGCGGCGCGCGAGTGCCGGTGCCCTGCGGCGAGCTCTGCTATGGGTCCGACGCCCGCGACCGCACCGAGGTGGAGATCCTGCTCGTGGATCCCGCCGTCTTCCCATCTCCGCTCGACATGGAGCGCGCGCGCCGAGAGCTGCGCCAGCTGCAGAAGGCGGAACACCCGGCCATCGTGCGCGTGCTGGACCACGGCAAGACCGAGGACGGCCGCCTCTTCGTGGTAAGCGAGCGGGTGAAGGGCACGTTGCTCAGCGACTTCATCGTCACGGGGCAGCTCCTCGGGCTCGCCGAAGCGCAGAAAGTGGTGCTCGAGGTCGGAAGCGCGCTCGCCGAGGCCCAGAAAGTGGGCGTCGTCCACCGCGACATCGCGCCGCACAACGTGTCGCTGCTGGACGGCTGGACGGTCAAGATCGGGGGCTTTCCCCTCGCGCCGCCGCTGAAGCGTCACGTCTTCGGCACGCCCGAGTTCATCAGCCCCGAGCAGGCCTCCGGCCGGCCCGTAGACCAGCGGTCCAACATCTACAGCCTTGGAGCGTTGCTCTTCTACACGCTCACTGGACGCCCCCCCTTCCAGTCCAGCAACGTGGACGAGTTGCTCGAGAAGCACGTGAAGGAGGAGCCGCCCTCCGTACGGTCGGTGCGCCCGGATCTCAATCTGCCGGGCAGGGTAGACGCGCTGATCCAGAAGGCTCTCTCGAAGAGCTCCAGCCGACGTCACCTCACGCTGCGGCAGTTCCTCCGCGAGGTGGAGGGACTCACGGGGGGGGCCGACGACGTCGCGGCGGTGGGAGGGGGCGCTCCGCTCTCCTTCGAGACGCCGCTGCACGGCATGACGGCGCTCACGGGGGGAGACCGACCGCCCTCGTCGGAGGTGCCGGCCTTGCGTGCAACCCCATCCCGGCCCGCCCTGGGGATGGACGAGTGGGCCAGCACGGTGGTGGACGCGCAAACCCTGCCGCCCGAGCCCGACGAGATAGCGCCGCCGACGGGTGAAGAGCTCGTCCCCGCGCCGCACCTCGCCAAGACCATGCCTCCTCCGCCGGCGCACATGGCCCCGACGATCCGTCCGGACTTCGGGATTCCGGCGCCCTCGGGGCTGAGTCCCACTCCTTCCGCCACGGCACCCGTCGCGCCGCCACGGCCGGTCACGGTTCCGCCGCCCATCGGCGCCCACGCGGCCCCCGCGGCCTCGGGGGAGATGACGGGTGGCGGAGGAGTGACACTTCGGGCGGCCCCACAGCCCGTCGTTCCTCCCCCGTCGGAAACGCGCCCTGCGGCGGCGCCACCACCGACCGCCGCAGCCGCTGCCCAGGGCGGTCGCCCCGCCTTCCGCGAGACGATGTGGTTCTTCAAGGGCGAGGTCGAGGCGGCCGCGGCGCAGGCCGGCGAGGAATCCGTGGCCCTCGCTCCCGCCCCCGGCGAGGAAGCCATCAACCCGGCCGAGCTCGCGGGCAAGTACGCCGACGACGGCAGCATGTCCGAAGCCGAGGCGCGCCGGTTGTCGCTGCGGACGGGCAAGACCCAGATGATGCAGGCGGTCCGCGTACCGGGGGGACCGATGCCGGGCGAGCGGATGGACGCCGAGGATTTCGTCGGCGAGATGAACAAGCGCACGCGGATGCTCATCTACGTCGGTATCGCCGCGGTCGTGCTCGTGCTGGTGGGGGTCGGAATCTTCCTCGGCCTCAGGAAGTAGCAGCGCCCTCTCGGCCGGAGGCCTCGTCGCGCTCCGGCGTCAAACCTTCGCCACGTCCTCGCCGTCGAGCTTGATCACCATCGTGCCGAGGAGCACGCGGAGGCTCCCCTTGCCATCCACCTCCTGCACCGTCCCGGTCTTACCGGCGAACACGCCGCGGACGACCCGCACGTGGTCGTGCTTGGACAGGCCCTTCGACTTCGTGCGAACCGCTTCCTCCTGGAGGGTCTTGCGCATGGACACGAAGTCGTTGTCCCGGCTCCAGGCCACGTAGTGCAGCACCGGGAGCAGCGCGCCCAGCAGGCGCGCGGAGACCGTCGCGAAGGTCGGCTCGGCCAGCGTCGGATCCTCGCGCGAGAAGCGACGACCCACCGCCACCCAGCTGTGGGTCGCGGGGAGCTCTCGAATCAGCTCCTGCAGCGCCTCATCCCCGAGCTCCGCGGTCGCAATCGACGCTCGCCCGTCGATGCCCAGGGCGAACTCCTCGGGCAAGCCTCGCAGCAGCGACAGCAGCTTCTCGCGCACGAAGAAGTCCTGCGTCTTCCGCTGGAGGTTCTCGCGGTCCACGGCGGCGTCCGCGTGCAGCTTGAGCGCCACCTCGAGCCCCTTCGCATCCACCATCAGCGAGAGGAAGATATGGTTCCGTAGCGGAGACGGATCCTCGATCAGCGACGCGATGGTGCGTTGCCGATCGATAATCCGGTCGAGCTCGCAGCGCGCCTCCTTGTTGCGGGAGAAGAAGAGGTACTGGTTCTCGACGCGGTGCTGGTTCCAGAGCGCCGGATGCTCGGCGCTGGTTTCGCACTCGAGCAGCGAGCCGTCCGGCGCGACCATGAGCGGGTTCAGGTCTCGTCCCAGTCCGAGGAGCTTCTGCTTGACCTGAAGGCGCTCCAGGTTGAAGACGTTGCTCCGCCACTTCCGCTCTAGAAAGGCGTCGAAGTCCGCTGGCGTGAAACCCTGGAATGGCACGCCGGGAGAGTATCGGGGGGAAGCGCCACCGTCAATCGACAGCGGGAGAGGGCAGTCCTGGGTCGGGGGTCTGCGCCAGATAGACGGGCCACCGCTCCGCGCGCTCGTGGGCGAACGCCGCCCCTCGGGCCGCCAGCTCCTGGAGGGTGAGAGGCTCGATCCACGACGCCACCTCTACACGCCGATGGACGACCATAGCGGCTAGCTCGAGAGCGAGCTGCGGGTGCAGGGAGCGGATCCACCGTAGCGGCGCACCGCCTTCGAGCAGCCGCGGAAGCGCGGCCGACGCTCCGTCTCCAACGCGCAGCGCCGCGCTGGCGAAGGTCCACGAGCGCGCCTCTCGCCGCAGTCTCTCGGAGGCCTCCAGGGAGGGCGCAGCCGGGTCGAGATCCAGCAGGTGGTAGCGCCCTCCGGGCAGGTCGCCTGGCTCGGGCGCAGCATGGGAGACCGAACACCCCGGCGGGGCCGCCGCGGTCGAGGCCATCGGGTGCACCCAGTGGGGACGGAGCCCCGCCGCGCGCAAGGTCTGGAGCGGCAGCGCCCCCGGCCCCACCGGGCCGAAGAAAACGACCACGTCGCCCGGAACCATCCCGACCGTTGCGGTGGCCTGATACGTGGGTCCGGCGAGCGCCAGCAGCACGACCACCTCGGCAACGTTCGCCCCGTCGGGGAGCCCCGGCGCCAGGAAGCTTTCGGGGAGAAGGGTCTCTCGGGCGAAGCCGCCGGGGACGTCGAGGCCCGGTCGTCGCGGGGCGAGGCAGGCCAGGTGCTGCGCTCCCTGGCAGGCCGAGCAGGCTCCGCAGGGGAGGAAACCGCCGCAGAGGAGGCGTCTCCCGGCCTCGGTGCGCCCGACGAGCACGCCCCCCGGGACGCGCGGAAAGCAGGCGCCGGTCGCCGGCTCTGCCGCTCCCGCCAGCTCCTCCAGAGACGGGGCGCAGGCCTCGACGACGAGGCGAACCCAACCTTCGGCTTCGGGTTGCGGGAGTCGCTCGCGATCCGTCACGAGCCACGGGCCGAGAGGCGACCTCTGCACGACGCACAGGCCCGAAAGGGGCGCTGAGCCGGTGCGTGCCCCAGAGGAGAGGAGTCCCGGGGTCAAGGCCCTAGTCCACGACCTCGTCCACGTCGATCTCGTTCGTATCCTCTGCCACGCTGTCTGCTCCGAAGCTTGCGTGCTCGTGGGTCGCAGCGGCGCGAGATCCGGCACCTCGCGCCCCTCCCCGAGCTGCTCCCGGAGGCGCCGCTTCGGGCGCGGGCTCGGTGCGCTCGAGTGCGGCCAGCTCCGCAGCTCGTCCCTGGCGCGTCTTGTACCGGTCGAGAGCCTGACAGAGGTCTTCGTAGGAGATCATGTCGCGTTGCACCCTTCCCGTGGAGACGCCTCATCGTAGCCGCCGGGCGACGCCGAGACAATCCTGCCGTACCGCCCCGCCGCAGCGTCACTTGGCGTTGCGAACCGTTGCCCGTGGCGACGCCCGCTCAAAGGACCTCAACTCAGTCGACGATGGGCAAGCGTAGGTGCACGGACTGCGCGCCGCGCACGAGGTGCACCGTGAGCTCCTCTCGGGCCCCCGCTGCGCTCCAGACGGCCATGAACTCTTCCGGCCGCTCGATGGGGCGGCCGTTGACAGCCCGGACGATGTCTCCGGCCAGAAGCTCCCCCGGACCCCGGTAGGCCCGCACTCGCCAACCGAAGAACCGCCCGCGACGGAACGTCGGGCGAACGTCGATGAGCGCAATGAAGCGCTGAGCCCCCGCTCGGAGCCAGTCCGCAAACCCCCCGCGGCGCAGCGCCGCGCGCCCGTCAGGCAGACGGACGACGAAGAGCGCCGACGACGAGGAACCTTCCTCGGGCGGGGCAGGCGCCACGCCGGCGGAGGCTGCACGGGGCACGGACGCCACATTTCCGGGCGGAATGACGGGGGACGATTGCGCGGGGGGAGGGGAGGAGTGTGCGGCACATCCGGCGAGCGCCACGACGACCAGGAAGCTTCCCCGGGCGCTCGCCGGATGTACCTCGGTCCCATCGGTGGAAAATGGTCGGCGAAGGCGCATTTTCCGCCCCTACGCTGGCAGACCCGTGGGCGCGCCGCAAATTTTTTCTACCGCGAGGAAGATCTCCTCGCCCACCACCAGCACGGGTTGTGTCCCGTCGATGCGCACAGCGCGAGGTGCCCGGCCGTGGATCGCGCCTCGGTCGGCGGATCCCCCGAGGAGGGCCTCGTAGGACGCTGCGACCCTCCGCTGCTGTTCCATCGGGTCGAAGATCTCCCGTGGCCCGCCCCGCTGCGCGAGCCGGGTCTGCGCCACCTCGGGGACCACGTCGAGCCAGACGGTAAGGTCGGCGTCGGGGGCGTGCCGGTTGAGCTCGGCCACCCACGCTGGATCCAGATCTAGACTCTGGTAGGCCAAGGACGAGTATACGTACCGATCGCTCACGACGTGGATCCCTGCCTCGAGCTGCGGCTGGATCTCTCGGGCCAGATGATCCAACCGGTCGGCCGCGAAGAGCAGGGCGAGCGTGGCGCGCGAAACCCCTCCCGCCCCACCTCGCAGCGCCTCGCGCGCCAGCCGGCCGATCGGCCCGTCCGTGGGCTCGCGGGTCAGGTACGCCGGCAGGCCAGCGGCCACGAGGCGTTCCACGAGAAGGCGGGCCTGCGTCGTCGTCCCCGCGCCGTCCAGTCCCTCGAGCGCGATCAAGCGGCCCCGCGGTGGCGTCACGTGAGGTCTCGTCGGCGACGCCCCACGCGAAGGGCCCAGAAGACCACCGTCAACGCCACGGCCAGCGCGCCTCCCAGCAGGATCGACCACCGCCGGCGGGCCGCCATGCGCTCGTAGATCGCCTTCTCGTCGCTCGCCTGCCCCGGGGCGAGCAGCGCGGCGGCGCGGGACTGCCACTCGCCGCGCCCCCCTTGCGCGCGGTCCCGCAGGGCCTCCGCCATGGCCCTCCGGGCCTTCATGAGGTCCCTCGCCCGCCCCTCCGGAAGGAGGTGCAGGGCGACGGTCAGCAGGTGAACGGCCTCGTCGTACCGACGGGCCTCCAGGAGCTCTGTCCCTCGCTTGCCGAAGATGCGCGCCATGTGCGGCGCCTGCGGATGATCCGGCGCGTTCGCGAGGAGCTCCCCGAAGCGAGCGAGCGCCGGCTCCAGCCTCCCGCCCCGCACCATCGCCTCGGCGCGAAGATACTCGCCCCGCTGACGCTCCTCCCTACGCTGGTCCTGAAGACGGAAGAGTCGCTCCGCCAGCTCGCGAGGACCGTAGTCTCTCTTGAGGTGACGCAGGCGCTCCTCCCCCGCGGCGGGCGTCGCAGATCGCCGCGGCGTCGCAGGCTCCTCCTCCAGAAGGCGCGCCGCGAGCGCGTGGTGCGCGAGCTGCCGATAGGTCATGTAAAGGGCCTGCTCGTCGTCGGTCTTCTTGCCGCCGGGCAGCTTCAGGCGTCGCTTCTCCTCCTTCGGCGGGGCGCCCGTCACGTAGCGCAGCGTGGCCCAGCGCGCGGCCTGCCGCACTTCCCTCGTCGGGGAGTCCACGAGCTTCACCACGCCGTCCACCGCCGCCGGGTCGCGCACCTCGCCGTAGGCCATCAGGATCGCCGCGAGCAGTACAGGGTCCGTCTGCTGGAGCGCGAGCTCGGGCCGGGCACGGTTCATCCGGTCGAGCTGATACGCCGCGTACCGGGTGATCTTGTAGGCCAGAGGATCGGTCGTCGCGCGCGCCCGCACGAGCGCCGGCACCGCCCGGTCGCCCATCCCGCGCAGAAGGCGCCCACACTCGTCCCGGTAGGCCCCCTGGTGCCGGAAGGCAAAATGGAGCAGCGCCGCCGCCGCGTCGGGGTGGCCCGTCCCCGCGATGGCCCGCATCAGTGCGACCGTATACCGTGCGTCGGCGATGGCCCGCAGCGCCGCGCTCCCTCGCGCGACCCGCGACGGAGGCATCAGCAGCGCCTCGAGCCAGTCGGCCTCGGCCCTGCCGGCGCCCGTGGAGTCGAATCGTCCGGCGCGATCCGGCACCAGCGCCCCGAGCGCCCGCAGGGTCCCCTTCTGCTCCTCGGCGGAGCAAGTCGTCGGGCGGTTCAGCTCCGTCACGAGCAACGGCAGATCCCCCGCCGTGGCTGTCGAGAGCTCGCGCAGGGCACTTCGCCGCTCCGCGGTGATTGCGGACCCGAGCTGTCTGCGAAGCGCGGCGAGTCGGCCGACTTGCAGCCGGGCCGCACGTCCCGTGAAGCGGTGAAAGGGAGAGGTTGGCGCGCCGGAAGAGGCGAACGCCGGGGCCGCGCCCGGAAGGCCCGAAGCCGCCAGGCAAGCGAGCGCACAGGAAGCGATCGTCGAACGCTTGAGCCTCTGCAGTGCCATGGACGCCGCTCCCGCACCTCGGCTGGCCCAACGGCTCGAGGAGTAACAGAGCGCGTGCGAGGGTGTCCAGTTTTTGGCGGGTGACCTAGAGGCCGCTCAGTGCACGAGAGCCGTCCCCCGCGGACTATCCGAGGCCAGCACGCGCCCGAGCACTGCCTCTTCGGCAGCTGATCCAAGCTCGCGAAAGCGAACTCCCATGCCTACCATGCGCCGGTACTGGCCACCATCTCCGTAGTCGAGGGAGTAGTGGTTCCGCACGGTGCCGAGCAGGCACAGCGCCCGCTCGCCGTGCGCGCCGGCGAACCAGATCCGGATCAGACTGCCGAGGGGCAGGAGCGTCTGGGTCTCGAGAAACACCCCGCCCTCCGAGATGTTTCGTGCGAGGCAGGTGACCGTCCCGTGGAGGACCGATTCCACGGTGAGGGGAACGGCGATGTTGAGTCGGAGAAAGCTGCGTCGATCGTGGGTCATGAACCGTCCTTGTGTAGGACCACCATCGGGCAGTAGCCCAATGAAGTCAAAAAACCTACATCCGCCTACTTCCTTCGTAGCTCGGCGAGAGCTCAAAGACGGTATTCCGACCGGTCGCCTTGACCCCCTCGGAGGGGGGATGGTAGATTTCAAAAAGCTCGTCAGTTGGCGATCTTAGTCCAGCAGCCCTGGAGATTTTCGTGAAAGGTTCACGCCATGTCTGAGCCGGGCGGACCGACCGGGTCCGGCGCGATGCGGGTCGCCGGTGCGGCGGGGGAAGGGGACGGGGCAGTGCTGATTCCAATGAAGGTTGCTCGACTTACCGTAGACCCGTGTAACGGGCTTCCGCTGGTCCTGCTGGAAGGCCTGGAGGGCGGCCACCTCCTCCCCATCTGGGTCGGGCTCGCCGAGGCCAGCGCCATCGCCGTTCCCCTAGAGGGAGTGCAGTTCGCTCGCCCGATGACGCACGACCTCATGTATTCGCTGCTCAGCGCGTGCGGCGCAGAGGTCGTGCACATCGTGGTGACGGAGGTCCGCGACCAGACCTTTTACGCGCGCATCATCCTCCAGCAGGGAGAGCAGCGGTCCGAGGTGGACGCCCGGCCCTCCGACGCGCTGGCCCTGGCCCTGCGCACCGGCTGCGCCATCTTCGTCAACGAGCGCGTGCTGTCGGCGACGGCCCGCCCGACGGTGACAGCGGCCCACGCCAGCGCGGATCCCGCGCTGGCATCCGAAGATCCTCCGCGCGCCGCGGACTGGCTGGAGAGCCTTCCCGACGAGGAGTTCGGCAAGTGGAAGATGTAGCGCTTCTTCGGCCCCGCGCGAGGCCTCGCCTCGTGTGGGCCTGGGCTCCCCCCGCTGCCGTGGCGCTCTGCATCTTCGGCCTCTCGTCCCTGCCGGGGACGACCCTGCGCTACGAGTTCTTTGCCTGGCAGGACAAGCTCGCCCATTTCCTCGCCTATGGCCTCCTGGCCTTCCTCACGGCACGCGCGTTCCGCCGTAGTCGCGGCTGGAGGGCGCTGACCTGCGCCGCCGTGGCGAGCGCCCTCATGCTGGCGTACGGCGTTCTCGACGAGATCCACCAGAGCTTCGTGCCCTACCGGAACCCGGACGTCCTCGACGTGACGGCCGACCTGGCGGGGGCCCTCACGGCCTGCGGCCTGTGGATCGTCCTCGCCGGCCGCGAACGACGCCTCGCCCGCAGCGCATGATCCAATCCTTCGAAGGAGCAACCCCGGTCCTTGGGGCCGAGGTCTTCGTCGCCGAGAGCGCGCTCGTCCTCGGGCGCGTGACGCTCGGGGCGTCGTCCAGCGTGTGGTACGGATCGATCCTGCGGGGCGATGTGGAGGCGATCCAGGTCGGCAGCGCGACGAACCTGCAGGACCGGTGCGTCATCCACGTCACCACGGATCGCTTTGGGGTCGTGATCGGCGACCGCGTCACCGTCGGCCACGGCGCGATCTTGCACGGGTGCCGGATCGCCGACGAAGTCCTCGTCGGGATCGGCGCGACGATCCTGGACGGAGTCCACGTCGGGCCGGGCAGTCTGGTGGCGGCCGGCTCCCTCCTGCCCCCCGGGAAGCAGTATCCCCCCGGATCCCTCATCGTGGGCTCTCCGGCCCGCGTGGCTCGTCCCATCACCGAGCAAGAGCGACGCATGATCGCCGAGACCGCGTCGCGCTACGTCGAGTTGGCGCACCGTCACGGTCGTTTGACCGGGTAGCCCTCGGTTGTTACCATGGGCGGGCCTGCGGCACGACATCCGCCGCCCCGCACGAGGCGCCTTGAGCAGGTCTCCACGCCCCCCGGCATGACGGTACAACGCCTCCTCGTGGCTGTGTTCGTGGCGGTCCTCGCTGGCGGCGAACGGACGGCCTGGGCCGACCGCATCGAGCGCCTGGTTCAGATCCTGCGCACCGATCCGAGCTCCAAGGTTCGACTCCAGGCCGCCCTCACGCTAGCGAAGCTCAAGGATCCCCGAGCCGCGCCGGCGCTCCTGCAGGCGCTCAAGGATGCAAGCCCCATGGTCCGCGGCGTCTCGGCCGCCGCCCTCGGAGCGCTCGGGGACGCACGCGCCATCCCGGCGCTCAAGCAACTCGCGCAGCAAGACGAGCACCCCTTCGCACGCACCCAGGCCAAGAAGGCCCTCGAGGCCTTGAGCCGCGAACAGGCCGCCGGAGGCCCCGCCCCGGGAACGCGCCTCTTCGTCACCCTCGGGAAGATGACCAACACCGCCAAGGAGGGTGGGCCTCGCCTGGCGGCGGCGCTCGGCGAGGCGCTGCTCGCGGAGTTCTCCAAGGTGGCGGGGGTGGCGACGCGCTGGGGCGGTGGGGCAGGGGCCGTGCCTTCGAGCGCCGACCTGGCCCGGCGTGGCATCAAAGGCTTCGCCCTGGACGGCGCCATCGTGAGCTTGAGCCACGCGCCGCAAGGTGGCGAGGTGGAGCTCTCCTGTAACATCAAGGTCTCGCTGGCGACCTTTCCGCAGCACAGCATGAAGGCGTTCTACACCGGCGGCGCGAGCATGTCGGTCCCGGCGGGAGACTTCAAGCCTGCCACCGCCGAGGGTCTGTACCGCGAGCTGGTGCAAGGAGCCGCCCAGGGGGCGCGTCAGCACATCGTACAGAGTTACTTGAGCTCGCAGTAGGGAGGGACGAGATGGCCGTACACCGACGGAAACTGCGAAACTACCTTCTGGATCGTCGCTATCAGCTCCACTTCACGCTGATCATGGTCGTGGTGAGCGCGCTGCTCACCGCGGGGCTCGGCTACTTCTGGTACGACGAGATGCGCAAGGCCTCGAGCATCGTGGAGGTGAAGGCGCTCGGGAGCCTGACCGACGACGAGGTGCGCCAGGTGAAGGAGGATTTGCACGAGCAGGACAAGACCCGCCTCTGGATCCTCGTCGGTTTCGGGACGCTCCTCTCGGTCGTGCTAGCGGGTTACGGCATCATGCTCACGCACAAGGTTGCCGGCCCGCTCTACAAGATCGGACGGCACATGCAGGACGTGCGAGACGGCAAGCTCGAATCCCTGTGGGACCTCCGCAAGGGGGACCTCCTGCAGGAGTTCTGGCTGGTGTTCAAGGACATGCACACCGCCCTGCGAACGCAAACCGAGCACGAAGCGGCGCAATTGGCAGAGGCCATCGCGGCGGCAGAGCGCCAGCTCGCCCAGATGGGTCCCGAGGCGTCCGGGGAGCTCAAGCGGTGCCTGGACACGCTCCGCGAGCTGCGCGATCGAAAGCTCGAGAGCTGCCGACCGGCCGCGACGGGCGGCCAGCAGGACGCCTAACCGAAACCGGCGTCTCAGCTCTCGCGACCGCCCTTCCGGCCGCGCTGGCGGAAGACGAGCCGGATCGGGGTTCCGGCGAACCCGAATCGGTCGCGTAGCCGGTTCTCGAGATAGCGCCGGTAAGCCGTAGTCACGCCACCCACCGCGTTCGTGCTGACGACGAAGGTCGGCGGCGCCACGCGAGCCTGGGTGCCGTAGTAGAGCCGCACCGGTCGTCCGCGGAAAGCGGGCGGCGGGTGCGACTCTACCGCGTGTTCCAGAAACCGGTTCAGCTCCGCAGTGGCGATGCGGCGACCGCACTGGGCCCGCACCCGTCGAACGGTCGGGAGGAGGCGATTCACCCCCGCGCCCGTGACGGAGGAGAGATAGACCACCGGCGCGTAGTCCACGAAACCCAGCTCGTCGTCGCGCTGCTCGAGCAGGCGGCGCCGCGCGGCTGCTGCCGGCCCCATGAGGTCCATTTTCGCGAAGACCAGGACGAGTCCGCGCCCCGCCTCCAGCGCCATGGTCGCAATCCGTGCGTCCTGGGTCGCGACCCCCGTCTGCGCATCCACGAGGAGGCACGCGATGTGGGCCTCCTCGATGCACCGCATGGCGCGCAGGACAGACAGCTTCTCCGCGGCCTCCTCTGTCTTGCTGCGGCGCCGAATGCCCGCCGTGTCGACCAGTACGATGCTCCCCCCGGGAAGATCGAGCTCCGCATCTACCGGGTCCCGCGTGGTCCCGGCGACGGGAGAGACGATGGATCGTTGCTGCCCGATCAGTCGGTTGAGCAGCGCGGACTTCCCGGCGTTCGGACGCCCCACGAGCGCCACGCGGATCGGCCCCTCGGGGACGGCGACGACGCTCTCCTCGGTCTCCGCCGCGTCGTCGTGCTCCGCGCCCGGGGCGCCGTCGTCGTCTTCGCCATCGTCGAACTCCCCGTCCTCATCCGACCCGGCGAGAATCGACGCCTGGGGATCCGAAGCCGGCGCGTCGCCCGGCGGAAGCGCCTCGGTGATCGCGTCGAACAGCTCCTCGACACCTCGGCCGTGCTCCGCCGAGACGCCCACGACCGGCGACAGCCCGAGCCGGTGGCACTCCGCAATCAGCGGGTCCTGCGGCCGGCCGTCCACCTTATTTGCGACCACGAGCACCGGGCGACCGGAGGCCCGCAGCTCCCGCGCGAGGTATTCGTCGGTGGGCGTGATCCCCTGCCGTGCGTCGCAGACCAGGATGACGACGTCCGCCTCCTCGACCGCCACGCGCGCCTGCACGCGCACCTCGACCTCGATCCCGTCCGCGGCGTCCGGCTCGAAGCCGCCCGTGTCCACGAGGTGAAAGGGACGCGGTCCCTTCGTCACGCGCCCGTAGTGCCGATCGCGCGTCATGCCGGGCTGGTCCAAGACCAGCGCTCGGCGGCGGCCGACCAACCGGTTGAAGAGCGTCGACTTGCCGACGTTGGGACGCCCGACAATGGCCACCAGCGGAAGCATCATTCGTAGCCGAAGCGCCGCCGCGGCCCGGGCCTACGGCTCCACTCCGCCTCCACGTGCACCGTCAGGCGCAGGTGCGCCGGGCAGCCGAGCAGACGACCGATCTCGTCTCGAGCCGCGGTGCCGATGTCCCGGATCATCGTCCCGCCGGCCCCGATGACGATGGCCTTCTGGCCCGGGCGCTCGACGTGAATCAAGGCGTCGATGCACACGTCCCCCCGGTCGGGACGCTCTTCGAAGCGCTCCACCTCCACCGCCACCGCGTAGGGGATCTCCTGGTGGCAGCGGGTGAAGACCTGCTCCCGAATGAGCTCCCCCACCAGGAATCGCTCGGCCCGGTCGGTGAACATGTCTTCCGGGTAGAGGTG
It includes:
- the der gene encoding ribosome biogenesis GTPase Der, which translates into the protein MMLPLVAIVGRPNVGKSTLFNRLVGRRRALVLDQPGMTRDRHYGRVTKGPRPFHLVDTGGFEPDAADGIEVEVRVQARVAVEEADVVILVCDARQGITPTDEYLARELRASGRPVLVVANKVDGRPQDPLIAECHRLGLSPVVGVSAEHGRGVEELFDAITEALPPGDAPASDPQASILAGSDEDGEFDDGEDDDGAPGAEHDDAAETEESVVAVPEGPIRVALVGRPNAGKSALLNRLIGQQRSIVSPVAGTTRDPVDAELDLPGGSIVLVDTAGIRRRSKTEEAAEKLSVLRAMRCIEEAHIACLLVDAQTGVATQDARIATMALEAGRGLVLVFAKMDLMGPAAAARRRLLEQRDDELGFVDYAPVVYLSSVTGAGVNRLLPTVRRVRAQCGRRIATAELNRFLEHAVESHPPPAFRGRPVRLYYGTQARVAPPTFVVSTNAVGGVTTAYRRYLENRLRDRFGFAGTPIRLVFRQRGRKGGRES